The Neochlamydia sp. S13 genome has a segment encoding these proteins:
- a CDS encoding folylpolyglutamate synthase/dihydrofolate synthase family protein, with translation MKLGLNNMCRLQRVLDFPTSHYQCIHVAGSNGKGSVTTKIAKALEAEGHRVGLFTSPHISTFRERVKINGQLIDEETTKTLLDKIFTKIANEQIPATFFEITTALALAYFAQKKVEYAVLEAGLGGRLDATNIVIPRLSIITSISLEHTEYLGQTVEEIAKEKAGIIKPEVPVIIGPRVPRPVIEEIAKLQNSPLTQVAGNFSNFDEENSAIARAALQTLAVSENSLQLGLKALPACRLELVCQAPPTLLDVGHNPDGLIHLFKAIRQKYPHMPLRIIFGLSKTKDVEGCLRVLKEYGEHFHLVEASNGRGIEVGALYQKMIEHHFPLSSISIDATISYTTQKALLLAKQNRQVLIICGTFFIMREVRASLKIEEPMDDYDINEK, from the coding sequence ATGAAACTGGGGTTAAATAATATGTGTAGGCTACAGAGGGTTTTAGACTTTCCTACTAGCCACTATCAATGCATCCATGTAGCAGGATCTAATGGCAAAGGCTCGGTAACTACAAAAATAGCTAAAGCTTTAGAAGCTGAAGGACACCGTGTAGGTCTATTTACTTCTCCCCATATTTCAACTTTCCGTGAAAGAGTAAAAATTAATGGCCAGCTTATTGATGAAGAGACCACTAAAACCCTTCTAGACAAAATATTTACAAAAATTGCAAACGAGCAAATCCCTGCCACCTTTTTTGAAATCACCACTGCTCTAGCTTTGGCTTATTTTGCCCAGAAAAAGGTAGAATATGCTGTCTTAGAAGCTGGATTAGGAGGCCGGCTAGATGCCACCAATATTGTTATTCCTAGGCTCTCTATTATTACCTCTATTAGCCTTGAACATACAGAGTATTTAGGACAAACGGTCGAGGAAATTGCTAAGGAAAAAGCGGGAATTATTAAACCTGAAGTCCCTGTTATCATTGGCCCACGCGTTCCTAGGCCTGTTATTGAAGAGATCGCCAAGCTGCAAAATAGCCCTTTAACTCAAGTAGCAGGTAATTTTAGTAATTTTGATGAGGAAAATAGCGCGATTGCTAGGGCAGCTTTGCAAACACTTGCTGTCTCTGAAAATTCTCTGCAGCTAGGCCTTAAAGCATTGCCGGCTTGCCGTCTTGAGCTTGTCTGCCAGGCCCCCCCTACACTTCTTGACGTAGGACATAATCCTGACGGCCTCATTCATCTTTTTAAGGCTATTAGGCAAAAGTACCCACACATGCCCCTACGAATTATTTTTGGTTTATCCAAGACTAAAGACGTAGAGGGTTGCTTAAGAGTTCTTAAAGAATATGGAGAGCACTTTCATTTGGTAGAAGCTTCTAATGGTCGCGGCATAGAGGTTGGCGCCCTCTACCAAAAAATGATCGAGCATCACTTTCCTTTAAGCTCTATCTCTATTGACGCTACTATTTCTTATACCACTCAAAAAGCCCTGCTTCTTGCCAAGCAAAATCGACAAGTTTTAATTATTTGTGGCACTTTCTTTATTATGCGAGAAGTACGTGCCAGCTTGAAAATAGAAGAACCTATGGATGATTATGATATCAATGAAAAATAG
- the cydB gene encoding cytochrome d ubiquinol oxidase subunit II, translating to MIALENLQVIWFMVFVILLTGYAILDGFDLGVGMMHLWGANDYERRIILNSIAPVWDGNGVWLVTAGGALFAGFPQVYATLCSAFYTPIMILLTGLIFRAVAIEFRSKQPMAWWRWTWDSMFTIASVIISLTLGITIGNLIVGIPLDENGEFIGTFQTLLHPYALLVGMMTLALFMMHGAIYLVMKTEGSLHDRLRQKVNPAIIFFIILYAIATVATLIYFPHMAESVKNRKDFFIIAVINMLLIANIPREISKGRDGWAFLSSCGNIICLMGLYGAGTYPAVVRAVNDPQALSLTIYNSSSSAKTLEILLLIAVIGVPLVIAYTIVIYKVFYGKVKLDPTSY from the coding sequence ATGATTGCTTTAGAAAATTTACAAGTTATATGGTTCATGGTTTTTGTTATTCTTTTAACTGGCTATGCTATTTTAGATGGATTTGATTTAGGTGTAGGAATGATGCATCTATGGGGCGCGAATGATTACGAGCGACGCATCATTCTCAATTCCATAGCTCCGGTGTGGGATGGAAATGGAGTTTGGCTAGTGACCGCAGGTGGAGCTCTTTTTGCCGGCTTTCCACAAGTTTATGCCACTTTATGTTCAGCCTTTTATACTCCTATTATGATCTTACTTACAGGGCTAATTTTCCGTGCCGTCGCTATCGAATTTCGTAGTAAGCAACCTATGGCATGGTGGCGTTGGACATGGGACAGCATGTTTACTATAGCTAGTGTAATTATTTCTTTAACTTTAGGAATAACTATAGGCAATCTGATTGTAGGAATTCCTTTAGATGAGAACGGAGAGTTTATAGGCACATTTCAGACATTATTGCATCCTTATGCTCTTTTGGTAGGCATGATGACACTAGCATTATTTATGATGCATGGAGCTATTTATTTGGTGATGAAGACAGAAGGGTCCTTGCACGATAGACTTCGTCAAAAGGTCAATCCTGCAATCATTTTCTTTATAATTCTTTATGCCATTGCTACCGTCGCTACTTTAATTTATTTTCCTCATATGGCTGAAAGCGTTAAGAATCGCAAAGATTTTTTTATCATTGCCGTTATCAATATGCTTTTGATTGCCAATATCCCTAGAGAAATTTCCAAAGGGCGTGACGGTTGGGCTTTCCTTTCTTCTTGTGGAAATATAATATGTTTAATGGGTCTGTATGGAGCGGGTACCTATCCAGCAGTAGTGCGCGCTGTTAACGACCCGCAGGCTTTAAGTTTAACCATTTATAACTCTTCGTCTTCAGCAAAAACCTTGGAGATTTTATTATTAATAGCGGTTATAGGAGTTCCTCTAGTGATAGCTTACACCATTGTTATTTATAAAGTTTTCTATGGTAAAGTAAAGCTAGATCCTACAAGTTACTAA
- a CDS encoding cytochrome ubiquinol oxidase subunit I: MNVEILARFQFALTIMFHYIYPPLSIGIGLILVIMEGIYIKTKNPIYLEMAKFWTKVFALTFAMGVATGIVMEFEFGTNWANYSRFVGDVFGSALAAEGVFAFFLESGFLALLLFGWNRVSPRMHYFATWMVCLGAHFSAIWIVVANSWMQTPAGFVIEGEGIKARAVITDFWAMVFNPSSMTRLFHTIIGCWLAGAFLVISLAAYYILKNRHHEFAKNSLKIGLSVALVACILQLITGDTSARIIAKYQPAKLAAIEGLYRTQKGAPLSIWGIPNSETQTLDYGFKIPYLLSLLTFRDFNAEVKGLDIIPREDWPRVSVVFQTYHLMIATWACMIMTTLLTIYLWRKGSLFQKKWVLRLLVASSLFPQIGNQAGWVTAEMGRYPWIVQGLLRISEGLSKSVVAEQVLGSIILFGIVYTLLFILFVYMLNEKFKEGPMDPAVGDVSTLYHQQYVLVQDVFTQDKEKE; this comes from the coding sequence ATGAATGTAGAAATACTAGCGCGGTTCCAATTTGCTCTGACCATTATGTTTCATTATATTTACCCTCCTCTAAGTATTGGCATAGGCCTTATACTAGTTATTATGGAAGGGATCTATATAAAAACTAAAAATCCCATCTATTTGGAAATGGCCAAATTTTGGACTAAAGTCTTTGCTTTAACTTTTGCTATGGGGGTAGCTACTGGAATAGTGATGGAATTTGAATTTGGCACAAATTGGGCCAATTATTCACGTTTTGTAGGAGATGTATTTGGGAGTGCCCTTGCGGCAGAAGGAGTTTTTGCCTTCTTTTTAGAATCAGGTTTTTTAGCATTGCTTCTTTTTGGATGGAATCGTGTAAGTCCGCGTATGCATTATTTTGCTACTTGGATGGTCTGTTTGGGTGCTCATTTTAGTGCTATTTGGATTGTAGTGGCCAATTCCTGGATGCAGACTCCTGCTGGATTTGTGATTGAGGGAGAGGGAATCAAAGCGCGGGCAGTGATTACCGATTTTTGGGCGATGGTTTTTAATCCCTCTTCTATGACTCGCTTATTTCATACTATTATTGGATGCTGGCTGGCAGGAGCTTTTTTGGTGATCAGCTTAGCCGCTTATTATATTTTAAAGAATCGCCATCATGAATTTGCTAAAAATTCTTTAAAGATTGGCTTGAGTGTGGCGCTGGTTGCCTGCATTTTACAATTAATAACAGGGGATACGAGCGCTCGTATAATTGCTAAATATCAGCCCGCTAAGTTGGCCGCAATAGAAGGCCTTTACAGGACTCAAAAAGGGGCACCCTTATCTATTTGGGGCATCCCCAATTCCGAGACACAAACCTTAGATTATGGTTTTAAAATTCCTTATCTATTAAGCCTTTTAACTTTTCGTGATTTTAATGCTGAGGTGAAAGGCTTAGATATTATTCCCCGCGAAGATTGGCCACGCGTATCGGTGGTTTTTCAAACTTATCATCTTATGATAGCCACTTGGGCTTGTATGATAATGACTACTTTATTAACTATTTATTTGTGGCGTAAAGGAAGCTTATTTCAGAAAAAATGGGTGCTCCGTCTTCTTGTGGCATCTTCTCTTTTTCCTCAAATTGGTAACCAGGCAGGATGGGTAACGGCTGAGATGGGACGATATCCTTGGATTGTGCAGGGCTTGCTTAGAATTTCTGAGGGTCTTTCTAAATCTGTGGTAGCTGAGCAAGTATTAGGTTCGATCATTCTGTTTGGTATTGTTTATACCTTGTTATTTATTCTATTTGTTTACATGCTCAATGAAAAGTTTAAAGAGGGTCCTATGGACCCCGCGGTTGGAGATGTCTCTACTCTCTATCATCAGCAATATGTGCTTGTCCAAGACGTTTTTACCCAAGATAAGGAAAAGGAATGA
- the folP gene encoding dihydropteroate synthase, producing the protein MSKTQLMGILNATPDSFYDKSRFFEMTSAVARGHQMVAEGADILDVGGESTRPGAPAVSLEEEIKRVIPLIRHLKQELSIPISIDTMKPQVAAKAIEAGATWINDVGGFRDSAMREIAASAGVKLCVMHMQGTPQTMQKAPSYEASIIDYLKYWFSNVINTLIQSGVKEHNIVLDPGIGFGKTVAHNLEIIHNLAELKKLGFPVLIGVSRKSFMGKILNRLTDELLPATLAINSVAILSHVDFIRVHDIQAHRDIIDLLSVYNK; encoded by the coding sequence ATGAGCAAAACACAACTCATGGGCATTTTGAACGCTACCCCTGATTCATTTTATGATAAAAGTCGTTTTTTTGAGATGACTTCAGCGGTGGCACGAGGACATCAGATGGTAGCTGAGGGGGCCGACATCTTAGATGTGGGAGGTGAATCTACGCGTCCAGGAGCTCCTGCAGTTTCCTTAGAAGAGGAAATAAAAAGAGTAATTCCCCTGATTAGACATCTAAAACAAGAGCTATCTATCCCTATTTCTATTGATACTATGAAACCTCAAGTGGCTGCCAAAGCCATCGAAGCGGGAGCTACCTGGATAAACGATGTAGGAGGCTTTCGCGATTCAGCTATGCGTGAAATAGCGGCTTCCGCAGGAGTAAAATTATGTGTCATGCATATGCAAGGCACTCCCCAAACCATGCAAAAAGCTCCTAGTTATGAAGCATCTATTATCGATTATTTAAAATATTGGTTCTCTAATGTTATCAATACATTAATTCAGTCGGGAGTTAAAGAGCATAATATTGTCTTAGACCCAGGCATTGGCTTTGGAAAAACCGTTGCCCATAATCTTGAAATCATACACAATCTGGCAGAGCTTAAGAAGCTAGGATTTCCTGTCTTAATTGGAGTTTCGCGAAAGTCTTTCATGGGCAAGATACTTAACAGATTGACAGATGAGCTATTACCCGCAACCTTGGCAATCAATTCGGTTGCCATCCTTTCCCATGTAGATTTTATTCGTGTGCATGATATCCAAGCACACCGCGATATCATTGATTTATTAAGTGTTTATAATAAGTAA
- the cdaA gene encoding diadenylate cyclase CdaA has product MHILSWFIPAIEIAVIAVVVYYLLSFFWNTRTMDLLFGLLAVACIYALSIWLHLPVIEKLIHYFVSVAVVALLIIFQPELRLALSMLSVKGKKYREVTEFDKFLDSMAQSIYRLSEKRVGALLVLENQDSLDEYANKAVIMNANFSSELLESIFIKTTPLHDGAVIIRGTTILSAATILPLADDSSQLSKSMGTRHRAGLGTSQHTDALIIVISEETGKVAIARDGIMTRGVKIDRFKGIMRSIFTPPKTTIQSSFDAIGRLKTWKR; this is encoded by the coding sequence ATGCATATACTAAGTTGGTTTATTCCTGCTATTGAAATTGCTGTAATTGCCGTCGTGGTCTACTATTTACTCTCTTTTTTTTGGAATACGCGCACGATGGATCTTTTATTTGGTCTGTTAGCAGTTGCTTGTATTTATGCCTTATCAATTTGGCTGCATCTTCCTGTGATTGAAAAGCTTATTCATTATTTTGTTAGCGTGGCGGTAGTAGCTCTATTAATAATCTTTCAACCCGAACTACGTCTGGCACTTTCCATGCTAAGCGTCAAAGGAAAAAAATATCGCGAAGTCACAGAGTTTGATAAATTCTTGGATAGTATGGCTCAATCCATTTATCGTCTTTCTGAGAAACGTGTAGGAGCTTTACTTGTCCTTGAAAATCAAGATTCTTTAGATGAATATGCCAATAAAGCTGTCATTATGAACGCCAATTTTTCATCTGAGCTATTAGAATCCATTTTTATTAAGACGACCCCTTTACATGATGGAGCTGTCATTATTCGAGGTACCACTATTCTCTCAGCAGCAACCATTCTTCCTTTAGCAGACGATAGTTCCCAGTTGTCAAAATCTATGGGCACACGTCACCGTGCAGGATTAGGAACAAGCCAGCATACAGATGCGCTGATCATAGTCATTTCAGAAGAAACAGGTAAGGTAGCTATAGCAAGAGATGGAATAATGACTAGAGGAGTCAAGATTGATCGCTTTAAAGGCATTATGCGCAGCATATTTACGCCGCCCAAGACTACTATTCAATCCAGCTTTGATGCGATAGGACGCTTAAAAACATGGAAACGTTAA
- a CDS encoding YbbR-like domain-containing protein: METLIYKIFLENWQRKIVAVALAVILWLCVNYSITATKTILGVPIRIINLPADKTIQGLLPNGILNKRIALTLSGRKNVIRELEPGDLEVLIDSSSIDRDEWVLLITKKNLISLSPDIDLAHSISNVEHPEFIIKMSRLITAKIPITILPPIGNSPPGYELLDIWPQKLMQTLSGPEEAIQSLKIRGLEVVFDLNEITKAELDAIHSAHLNAQNDEISFHIPNHWKEVAIPFHNNSLEEINDPEAQHLRIDFLRNEFISIDKEIPIRIFYPLKSLEEINPQTCTLAISDRVKERHGATIFNQKIFTKNVSSLFVEIIKPNMEIVISAAPKNERETLLWSLEVVAAEDLENTYVAYFMGDLLKSLYNPDIALSPQHQETLLRKRFRDYLQKITLYSSPDQKLQIDSYWEDKFIKVKS, from the coding sequence ATGGAAACGTTAATTTATAAGATATTCTTAGAGAATTGGCAACGTAAAATAGTAGCGGTTGCATTAGCAGTGATCCTATGGCTATGCGTAAACTATTCTATAACTGCCACCAAAACGATCTTGGGCGTACCCATAAGAATTATTAATTTGCCCGCTGATAAGACGATTCAGGGTTTATTACCTAATGGTATTTTAAATAAACGCATTGCTCTCACTTTAAGCGGTAGAAAAAATGTTATTCGTGAATTAGAGCCAGGTGATTTAGAAGTCTTAATAGACTCCTCAAGCATTGATCGAGACGAGTGGGTGCTTCTCATCACTAAAAAAAATTTAATTAGCTTAAGTCCTGATATTGATCTTGCCCATAGCATCTCTAATGTCGAGCATCCTGAGTTTATTATTAAAATGAGTCGCCTTATCACGGCAAAAATACCTATTACCATTCTTCCTCCGATTGGAAACAGCCCTCCTGGCTATGAACTTCTCGATATATGGCCTCAAAAGCTTATGCAAACGCTAAGCGGTCCTGAAGAGGCTATCCAAAGCTTGAAAATACGTGGCTTAGAAGTTGTCTTTGACTTAAATGAAATTACTAAAGCAGAATTAGATGCTATTCACAGTGCTCATCTGAATGCCCAAAATGATGAAATTAGCTTCCATATTCCTAATCATTGGAAAGAAGTGGCTATTCCTTTCCATAATAATAGTTTAGAAGAAATTAATGACCCAGAAGCTCAACATTTACGTATCGATTTTTTAAGAAATGAATTTATTTCCATCGATAAAGAAATTCCCATTCGCATATTTTATCCTTTAAAAAGCTTAGAAGAGATCAATCCTCAAACATGTACTTTAGCAATTAGTGATAGAGTAAAAGAAAGGCATGGGGCCACCATTTTTAATCAAAAAATATTCACCAAAAATGTCAGTAGCCTGTTCGTGGAGATTATCAAACCTAATATGGAAATTGTTATTAGTGCGGCCCCCAAAAATGAACGAGAAACGTTACTGTGGAGTTTGGAGGTTGTAGCTGCTGAAGATTTAGAAAATACCTATGTCGCCTATTTTATGGGCGATCTGCTAAAATCTCTGTATAACCCCGATATTGCTCTCTCCCCTCAACACCAAGAAACCTTGCTTCGCAAACGTTTCCGCGATTATTTACAAAAAATAACCTTATACTCCTCCCCCGACCAAAAGTTACAGATTGACAGCTATTGGGAAGACAAATTTATTAAGGTCAAAAGCTAA
- a CDS encoding 16S rRNA (uracil(1498)-N(3))-methyltransferase, translated as MPSTRFYFCSRLQAGQEVILEGNEFHHLAHVMRLEEGEQAEFVNGAGTLAIGVLKQREKKQATFIIESFIQQEKTSSELILAQGLPRLNRLDFIIEKSTELGATQIWLFPGQNSERKSLNEHQLKRMESLMIAAMKQCGRLYLPSLVIKPALHQWDLLKIPAFFGDVRETAPFFWHIHSPGKEALFFIGPEAGFTAAEIERLGQMGAQGVKLHPNILRTDTAALVALSIMSQ; from the coding sequence ATGCCTTCCACACGTTTTTATTTTTGCTCCAGGCTACAGGCTGGACAGGAAGTTATCTTAGAGGGGAATGAATTTCATCATCTAGCGCATGTCATGCGCTTAGAAGAAGGTGAACAAGCTGAATTTGTTAATGGCGCAGGAACTCTTGCGATAGGAGTTTTAAAGCAGCGAGAGAAAAAACAGGCTACATTCATTATCGAGTCTTTCATTCAGCAAGAAAAAACTAGCTCTGAATTAATTCTAGCCCAAGGATTACCTCGGCTTAATCGCTTAGATTTTATTATTGAAAAAAGCACTGAATTGGGAGCTACTCAAATCTGGCTATTTCCCGGCCAAAATAGTGAACGAAAATCTCTTAATGAGCATCAATTGAAACGCATGGAAAGTTTAATGATTGCCGCTATGAAGCAGTGTGGGCGTCTCTACCTTCCGTCATTAGTCATTAAGCCTGCACTTCATCAATGGGACCTATTAAAAATCCCTGCTTTCTTTGGAGATGTACGAGAGACAGCCCCTTTCTTTTGGCACATTCATTCTCCTGGAAAAGAGGCCCTTTTTTTTATAGGCCCTGAAGCGGGCTTTACTGCAGCAGAAATTGAACGATTAGGGCAAATGGGTGCTCAGGGTGTAAAGCTTCATCCCAATATCTTGCGCACCGATACCGCTGCTTTAGTTGCTTTAAGCATTATGAGCCAATAG
- a CDS encoding glycosyltransferase, translated as MHIAFLSNYNLYESKRYFCARFAEAFNRLGIETSIIDYHTLQQQRMEFIRASNPQETVFTCSFNSMISEDGKYISDHTGVPHLAFFVDPAYNYRDVLKSKNTIITCVDHGDCEYIYSKNFSKTFFLAHAVERELEPAMNQERPYEVVFLGSCYDHENLRAYWRQTMEKNDIEIIEKAIEIVLSDNKTSVYPAIKKIVQEEACSCENESELEDKIIHYAYYVDNYMRGKDRTELILSIKNAQVHVFGDLCWRREKPILGWEYSLRTMQNVTIHPAVNYEKGLEILKQSKICLNSMPFFKNGTHERIFNGLACGALPITSDNLWIRRNFEHAENILIYSPHKWAEVNTWVEEYLKKPLKRKEVIAKGREKVMKEHTWDVRAQQLFDGFENLPQIEEG; from the coding sequence ATGCATATCGCCTTTCTTTCTAACTATAACCTTTACGAATCTAAACGCTACTTTTGTGCCCGTTTTGCCGAAGCTTTTAATCGTCTAGGCATTGAAACAAGCATCATCGATTATCATACCTTGCAGCAGCAGCGCATGGAATTTATAAGAGCAAGTAATCCGCAGGAAACCGTTTTTACCTGCTCATTTAATTCCATGATTTCAGAGGATGGCAAATATATTTCAGATCATACGGGCGTTCCTCATCTCGCCTTCTTTGTCGATCCTGCCTACAATTATAGAGATGTACTTAAAAGTAAAAATACTATCATTACCTGTGTAGACCATGGGGATTGCGAATATATTTATTCTAAAAATTTCTCGAAAACTTTTTTTCTTGCCCATGCTGTAGAAAGGGAATTGGAACCTGCCATGAACCAAGAAAGGCCCTATGAGGTGGTCTTTTTAGGCAGTTGTTATGATCATGAAAACTTGCGTGCTTATTGGCGGCAGACAATGGAAAAAAATGATATAGAAATCATAGAAAAGGCGATTGAAATAGTGTTAAGCGACAATAAGACTTCCGTTTATCCAGCGATTAAAAAAATAGTGCAAGAGGAAGCCTGTTCTTGTGAAAATGAGAGCGAATTAGAAGATAAAATTATTCATTATGCTTATTATGTCGATAACTATATGCGAGGAAAAGATCGTACAGAGCTTATTCTCTCTATAAAAAATGCGCAGGTACATGTCTTTGGAGATCTTTGTTGGCGTCGTGAAAAGCCCATTTTAGGATGGGAATATAGCCTAAGAACCATGCAAAATGTGACCATTCATCCGGCCGTTAATTATGAAAAAGGCCTAGAGATCCTTAAGCAAAGCAAAATATGCTTAAATAGTATGCCTTTTTTTAAAAATGGTACCCATGAACGAATTTTTAATGGCTTGGCTTGCGGAGCTCTACCTATTACCAGTGATAATCTATGGATCAGAAGAAATTTTGAACATGCAGAAAACATTCTTATCTATTCGCCGCATAAATGGGCGGAGGTCAACACCTGGGTAGAAGAATATTTGAAAAAACCTTTAAAACGTAAAGAAGTTATCGCTAAAGGACGTGAAAAAGTGATGAAGGAACATACTTGGGATGTACGAGCTCAACAGCTATTTGATGGTTTCGAAAACCTCCCTCAAATAGAGGAAGGATAA
- a CDS encoding RhoGEF domain-containing protein produces the protein MSVPIFSKLLNPMASSQHDIPPKLSGFTLAADGKSAIKDIKLQGIKLKFVVSLADCKSPEDQQKRLASFSSEKIKKAASLAIGLGLGKEKELKQVSFERMAESNLLTATKHYANQKTNKVDSKYFNTLEKLLSERGDKPGLKRLIKQKELYEKTVQAWNKQGKLDKKAGSMGPASTEMYSENIKKQVTSEMQKQERVFRPLPPLPPRADSSQKEKIAGTASQEADKSFTSLGVEEENTFHTFEEELLALDLQTTGKLENPTGKILTQADQSEINKEETLPPSDKKKVISEEDQAIFKKFAKLLEELNDENKGLALKSNGAIQIAKKRILSLGSFFNQDRSKKSQAALSKILATIDSTLRNGYDPLIPNGSGEPLDIRKLYNNFIQSSYGEKLIMNSPSIANMIVNHSLAKINDNDPEMGKKLEGQFARLTASDKYDEKAVLQFIKDLTFSVAIAQYKNSTSSTSSTHLSQTQALNFNPVPLNSKLDQVVNELITTEKSYLKNIRLLLPHSSEYNVFQKLLDNKVISEEEHAILTQGWQELAKQSESLIEQLEAMQKDSGNPLEALTTIFSESNLEDYIKSTGILVIKNIQLNQVITKISKTPEGKSILQGFDNHPPYVNLGSIFIGPVQRLPRLEMLMKEVSKRSGDQNLREAQALAALEANIKMQLNFINSLTPNL, from the coding sequence ATGTCAGTTCCAATATTCTCTAAATTGTTAAACCCTATGGCATCTTCTCAACATGATATTCCTCCTAAACTCAGTGGTTTTACCTTAGCGGCTGATGGCAAATCAGCTATTAAAGATATTAAGCTTCAAGGAATTAAACTAAAATTTGTAGTCTCACTTGCTGATTGCAAATCTCCTGAAGATCAGCAAAAACGTTTAGCTTCTTTTAGTTCGGAAAAAATTAAAAAAGCAGCTAGCTTAGCCATAGGATTGGGCTTAGGAAAAGAAAAAGAACTCAAGCAAGTGAGCTTTGAGCGTATGGCTGAAAGCAACTTATTAACAGCGACTAAACATTATGCAAATCAAAAAACTAATAAAGTCGATTCTAAATATTTTAATACCCTTGAAAAGCTGTTAAGTGAGAGAGGAGATAAGCCGGGCTTAAAGCGTTTAATAAAGCAAAAAGAATTGTACGAAAAAACTGTACAGGCATGGAATAAACAGGGAAAATTAGACAAAAAAGCTGGAAGCATGGGGCCTGCTTCTACAGAGATGTATTCAGAAAATATTAAGAAGCAGGTAACCAGCGAAATGCAAAAACAAGAAAGAGTTTTTAGACCCCTCCCTCCCCTTCCCCCCCGAGCAGATTCTTCTCAGAAGGAAAAAATAGCTGGAACAGCTTCTCAGGAAGCAGATAAATCCTTTACCTCACTAGGTGTAGAAGAAGAAAACACATTCCATACGTTCGAAGAAGAATTACTCGCTTTAGATTTACAAACTACCGGCAAATTAGAAAATCCAACAGGTAAAATTCTCACACAGGCAGATCAATCTGAAATCAATAAAGAAGAGACTTTGCCACCTAGCGATAAGAAAAAAGTTATATCAGAAGAAGACCAAGCAATCTTTAAAAAATTTGCTAAACTTTTAGAAGAATTAAATGATGAAAACAAAGGCCTTGCTCTTAAATCTAATGGGGCAATTCAAATTGCAAAAAAGCGCATTCTAAGCTTAGGAAGCTTTTTTAACCAAGACCGCAGTAAAAAGAGCCAAGCGGCCTTATCAAAAATATTAGCTACAATAGATTCTACTCTCCGTAATGGCTATGATCCCCTTATTCCTAATGGCTCAGGAGAACCTTTAGATATAAGAAAGTTATATAATAATTTTATTCAAAGTTCCTATGGTGAAAAATTGATTATGAATTCACCTTCTATAGCCAACATGATTGTTAATCATTCGCTAGCAAAAATTAATGATAATGATCCTGAAATGGGTAAAAAATTAGAAGGCCAGTTTGCGCGCTTAACGGCTAGCGACAAATATGACGAAAAAGCCGTATTACAGTTTATTAAAGATTTGACTTTCAGCGTAGCTATTGCTCAATACAAAAATTCTACCAGCTCTACTTCTAGTACGCATCTCAGTCAAACCCAGGCTTTAAATTTTAACCCTGTGCCACTCAATTCAAAATTAGATCAGGTAGTAAATGAACTTATTACTACCGAGAAAAGTTATCTTAAGAACATTCGCTTGTTACTCCCTCATTCTTCTGAATATAACGTTTTCCAAAAACTATTGGATAATAAGGTTATCTCAGAAGAGGAACATGCTATTCTAACGCAAGGATGGCAAGAGCTAGCCAAGCAATCTGAATCCTTGATTGAACAGCTTGAGGCTATGCAAAAAGACTCAGGAAATCCTTTAGAAGCTCTGACTACTATTTTTTCGGAAAGCAATTTAGAAGATTATATAAAGTCTACAGGAATACTAGTTATTAAAAATATTCAACTCAATCAGGTAATAACAAAAATTTCCAAAACACCAGAAGGAAAGAGTATCCTGCAAGGGTTTGACAATCATCCTCCTTATGTCAATTTAGGCTCTATATTTATAGGTCCTGTGCAAAGGCTTCCTCGCTTAGAGATGCTAATGAAAGAAGTAAGCAAAAGAAGTGGGGATCAAAACTTAAGAGAAGCACAAGCACTTGCTGCTTTGGAAGCAAATATAAAAATGCAATTAAACTTTATCAATTCATTAACCCCCAATTTATAA